The Salvelinus fontinalis isolate EN_2023a chromosome 9, ASM2944872v1, whole genome shotgun sequence sequence CTGTCAGACCTAAGCTACCTACTATTTGAGTTAGCTGATTAAAAATAACTATGTGTCCACACAATAATACAACAACACCACACCATTTTATATAAATATAGTTATCTTTAttcataaaaaaaatgtttacacaAAATATATATGTTAAAATCGGAGTCATGTGAGTCTACGAAAAACGGAGAGCAAGTGCATACATTGATAAAGGTCTCCATCCCACGTAAAACCCTTCAATCTTTCACGGGAAGCTGTAGAGGTCTGTTGCTGACCAATGGCTTGACAAAGACATACTTGCCAATTTAACTGTCCAGTGGTCCAGTCATGGCTATCTCATGCGCACTCACGGTCAGCAAAGTGGCAGTGTTCATTATTGCAGAACTTTGTTTTGTTTATCTTAATTAACAAAAATAAGTATGTATAGGCTATTGAACAAATATGAATTTCAATTTCAGACAATGGGCACGAAAGTACATCTtcgatacaatcttcccagcagATGCAGGCAGTTAAAATAGGCCGCCTTGCTCTCATGTGAAACTGCCATTGACAGCAAAGTCCTTGGGAGCCACAACCATGCACTTCCGCTGAAATACTGTACAGTCTCCACAGCTGCTGTTTTATTCACTAATTGCTCGTATTCAAAGTCATCGATAAAGACGTAATTCCACGCGTCACCGAAGTGCAGTCTTTCGTCCTTCGACGCTTTGTCCATGCGTGCACGAACAGTCTCTCTACCCTGTTATTCCGAAGGGAACCCAAGCGCCGTTCGACTCCCTTGTCTCTTGTAGCATAGCAACGGTAACTTTGAGTTACTTTCCCCTCTCATTGCCTTGTACCTGCAAACGCTGCCTGgcgatgggagagagagagaaagtcggTGCCAAGAGTGTGTTCACGGGTATCTCGCCTGCAGAGTGAATCAAATAACTTGTCATTCTTTTCAACTTTGAGTCCCTTTTGATTGAATAAGCCCCTGTTACACGGGTGCTGTTGGATGGTAACGACAATTAGGCGACCTGCGTGTGTCTCAGTATCTGTCGAACCAGGTGGTAAAGTCCAGCAGCTCCTGCTCCTCGGAGCTCAGGGGCTCATAACTCCCCTCATCGGAGGAACAGGTGGAGTGGGGTGACTCCGGCTCGGCCGAGTAGCTGTTGGAGATGGCAGGGGAAGGCACCCCGCACTGGAAGGCGGCAGACACTGCATCATGCTCGTCTAGTAGCTGCTGCAGGGCTCGGATATATTCCACGGCGGACCGCAGCGTCTCCACTTTGCTCATCTTCTTGTTGGCTGCCCCGTTGGGCACGTGCTGACGCAACGTCTGGAAGCCCATGTTGACTTGTTTGACCCGGTTCCTCTCGCGCTCGTTCCGCCGGGCCACGGCTACGGGCAGCTGCTGGGGGATGGAGTAGCCGAGTCCGTTAAAGCTGAGCCGCCGCTTGCAGCGCAAGAGCTCCGGGGAGCTGGAGCGCTGTCTTTTCAGCACCGTGGTCTTGCTTTGGTAGCCGGCTTCAATGGTGTCATTGGGGAGAGCGCACTCCTGGGCTGGGGCGTGCAAGGTAATGGTGGTGCGCCTCTCCATCAGTCCAAATGTGTATGCGTTCTGTGCCATTTgcgtggtggtgatggtggtagtctCCATGTTGGTTGATGGTGAGACAGGGCTACTGACAGGTGTGGGTTGCAACAGCGCAGCCTCACAGAAAGACACTCCGTGGAAGAAGAGATAAAACAAATAGACAGAGGTTGGCAGTGCACTGCTCTCGTGTCCTTCGCGTGGGAGCCGTGTGGCTATAGCTGGAGCGCGCTGTGACTATTTGGTGTCCAAGTCTTTCTTGACTGCGCTTGCTTACTTCAAGAGCCGATCTGACCCAAACTTTGGCAGCACTCCTCTTTTTCAACACGCGCCCCACACACCCCACCCGTTGGAGACGCACGCTTCCCCGCGAGGCTCCGCCCGCTGCTATGTGATTCATCTGCTAGCCGACTCCGCGAGCCAGGCGCGTGGCTCCGGGAGCTCAGTAAACAATCCAGAGCTTTCACTGCGCCAGGAGCACGCGCTGGGCTCATTTACATTCCAATGTCTCCAACTTGAAAGCCCATTGGTGGATTCAAACGCCCTGTAACCCGGAGAAAataaagaaatagagagaaataATTAGAAAAAAAGGAGAGAATGAAGAAAGGGGAATGGTTTGGTTCTTTGAAATGCCTTTTGAATTTGACAATATACCTCTGGCAAGTCTTCAAATTATCAGTCTTCCCccactccacccctctcctctcactctttaAAATCCCAAATACCAATGACGCTCTATCCGGTATCCAGGTTACAGCCTTAGAGAGGAAAATAAATGGCAAGCGTGTCTCTGTATAGAATAATTGGCCATTATAGAACTAGCATAGAAACACGATTAATTTAAGGTAAACATAATGTTTATGACGTGTGGGTATGTCTGCAAATGGCATATCGCTGCCGTGCGTAATGACCCCCCAAAACTAGTGCTCTACAGGTGCACATTGTCTGCATAGAGATCCAAGCATCTACGGCTTGGATATATTGTCAGCTGATGTTCTGTTGGATTCTGTGCCATTCCAACACTTAAATGCAAGCCCCAAATGTCATGCGTAAAAAGTGTACTCCAAACATGGATTTGGGTGTTTAGGATAATATGTTATAGCCTAACTAAGCCTATTTAATTATTCAGTTATTACGGACATTGAAAGTATTAATAAATATACAACTTCAGGTACCACACTGAACTTTGTGTTTCGTTTTAGGGGAGTTTCAACGTGGTTGATGGATTGTCTTTTTCAGCACCACATTCGATTGGACAGCACGTTCCAGTAACAGTCCTTATGTTATTTATGGTCAAACGGCTGCACAACACTAATCCTCCCTAGGATGTTTAAATAGGACAATATGCAGAATTATTTCTCATTCTTTCATATGTTCAACATTTTGTACTTTAGCGCTCGGATAAATAGCAACATTTCCCGCTCTTACAAAACAAGTTTATACACTGAGCTTTTTTCAACAAATAGTCTAACATTTAAATCTATAGTCCTCTCCGTTTCTCTGTGTCATGTGCTGATAACTCAAAGTACTTTCAACGAGACATCTCGTCGAATATCTTGTCAAGTTGCTTTCGGGAATGAATAAAAATGAGCACGTAGTGACCTCTGGCGGTGAAAATAAATAATCACGCCGCACAATCCTATTATCTTTCCCAAGACTCTCGGCCAGTAGAGAGCAGCAGCGGATAACGTTCAAGATTGGGGCTATGGTTTCTCCAAAAAAACGTATTTGTGTAGGCCACTTGCCTGTTACGCTTTTGATTATTATATGTCTCTGATTTAAAATAATGCACCCACAAGAACACAATAGGCTAGTATGGGATTGATGTATTAAGTGATGATAGGGAATAGGGATGGGGTGTTTACATCAGCTGTGCTTCATATTTGTTTCCCAAGgtgcagtagacctatatcaaAACAATATCAGAAACTAAAACCTACAGTTATTTGTGTTGGTCTATTATGATTGGCAGGTCAGAACTGGTCAAACCTGGACCTGGTGGTGAAAGTAATTTCAACTAGTGATGCAAAACCCACCTCCAAACCGATAAGACAATAAGCACCCAGAGGAAGTCCAACACCCTTACAGCAGTATCAGGCCAATACAAGTTCTCAGGGACATGTGTGGGTCTGTACAGTACATATGTTTATGATCCTTAGTGCTCATAGTAATGAAAACAGCCTATACGTATAAAGTATCAGAGGTCTTTACTAGGACTATACTCTGGGGTActttacagagttacagtagaTACTGATTCTTACCAGTCGATTTAGGTAGTGTTGATAATGGAACACAAttcagagaagaggaagacagggagagagagacagagaatcagagacacagatagaccgatatagacagagagaaaggtatACAGATATATAGAATGACagaagggtaaagagggagacagagagagaaaaatagagagaggtGGTTGTTTTTGAAGTTCTCAGTCTCCCAGGAGATGCAGTATGGATTTCCCCCTCAAAGCTCCCTATAATACAGGAGCTTGGGGGTACAGAACTTTCTCTCTTAATTGTCTGCTCAACAATACTCCTCTCAGTGTTGCAAAATGCTGAATAATTTAGATATACTGGAACTGGTAAACTGAAAGAGTGGCCCCAATCCAGTCCCCAAACTGCCTTACTGCTATTCATGCATTTTTCATACATTTCTTTGTGGCAATAGACTGACTACCTGGTATGACAAATGCTAATCACAAGCTAATGCAAGAAGACGATTTCAACTAAGAGATTTTCCTAAACATTTCTGAAATAATCCCCTAACACACACTTGAGTAAACCTCTATCCACACTAGTCCATTCTCCACCAAAGGCCTGTGCAACACATAAACAGGTCCCCTTCATTATAGCCCCTtgacatccgtgtgtgtgtgggtttgtgcgtgtgtgtgcgtgcgtgcatgcatgtgggtgcgtgtgagcgtgcgtgtgtgtgtatgaataggGATGTGAAAACTGCACTATACCGTCTGGATGAGGGAGCTACATCCTTCCCCAGTGTCAATCCAGAGGCCTTCACACGACCACAGAACCACAGGGGCCTGCTCCTACAAAGAGACACATCACGGACCAGGGCAAAACAACATTTCCAACGAGCAGGAAGAGGGAAGTGTTCAGCTAGAGTGAGTATTGCTTCCCCATTCCTGAGACTGGCATGGTGGAGCATActgtacacagttgaagtcggacgtttacatagaccttagccaaatatatttaaactcagtttttcacaattcctgacatttaatcctagtaaaaatgccctgtcttaggtcagttaggatcaccactttattttaagaatgtgaaatgtcagaataatagtagagagaatgatttatttcagcttttatttatttcatcacattcccagtgggtcaaaagtttacataaactcaattagtacttggtagcattgcctttaaattgtttaacttgggtcaaacatttcatgtagccttccacaagctccccacaataatttgggtgaatgttggcccattcctcctgacagagctggtgtaactgagtcaggtttgtaggcctccttgctcacacatgctttttcagttctacccacaaatgttctataggattgaagtcagggctttgtgatggccactccaatacattgactttgttgtccttaagccattttgccaaaactttggaagtatgcttggggtcattgtccgtttggaagacccat is a genomic window containing:
- the LOC129862186 gene encoding achaete-scute homolog 1b-like, which encodes METTTITTTQMAQNAYTFGLMERRTTITLHAPAQECALPNDTIEAGYQSKTTVLKRQRSSSPELLRCKRRLSFNGLGYSIPQQLPVAVARRNERERNRVKQVNMGFQTLRQHVPNGAANKKMSKVETLRSAVEYIRALQQLLDEHDAVSAAFQCGVPSPAISNSYSAEPESPHSTCSSDEGSYEPLSSEEQELLDFTTWFDRY